Proteins found in one Abyssibius alkaniclasticus genomic segment:
- a CDS encoding caspase family protein, whose amino-acid sequence MLRLSFMRAITLFIALILGTASQAQSRWAVIVGNSVYDDPGIVTLPNTVNDARAMAGALSSMGFSIYLLEDATRADVAATFAEIAANEQGAELGLFFYAGHGVQHEGINYLLPADIRPTSRSFLQEQAFALPTLIDQLAQLQADKLVIVLDACRNSPFGEGQASGVGLALTEAPPNTIISYATSPGAVALDGAGANSPFTAALASTLEGPRQDFRDVLRLVRAKVRRATNGEQTPWYIDNATEEIWLDPNPAIVLDAETQAAVTGNINLASVTWNTIRSSADQTDFQLFVELFPEDQLAPVASRQLQLLEESGVEPLGAIEIATDDTAQIVPGGLTQLITQCDILATPDNDPYALVEGVPHDLVNTRAAIRACIQALEDDPGNARITGLLARALSIAGRDEEALFFFQLAADRGYATAYGDLAEAYRIGRGVEIDEARAAEYLRLGALAGMGNLRVALGEFYREGWGVPQSYAEARRWFEVAAQNGQVNAVTALGDIYRRGQGVEADEGRALGFYLSAAANGQSDAMNNVGLAYLRGEGVTRNYPQAIYWLTRATDEGNPYAPLQLGRMFMKGWGVDADGRQALAYFRLSAQRNFVNAYEFIGDMLAGFEGVEEDLPAAYANYMIAYEGGLLRDTSGSRQVAESAAEKMAALEARMSAAQLEAGRATAEAWIAEYGVLDFNLVNR is encoded by the coding sequence ATGCTCCGCCTCTCATTCATGCGTGCAATCACACTGTTCATTGCCCTGATTCTGGGCACAGCCAGCCAGGCGCAAAGCCGCTGGGCGGTGATTGTCGGAAATTCGGTATATGATGACCCCGGAATCGTGACGCTGCCCAATACGGTGAACGATGCCCGCGCAATGGCCGGGGCGCTTTCATCGATGGGGTTTTCGATTTACCTGCTGGAAGATGCGACCCGCGCCGATGTCGCCGCCACCTTTGCCGAGATTGCGGCCAATGAGCAGGGCGCCGAGCTTGGCCTGTTTTTCTATGCCGGCCACGGGGTTCAGCATGAAGGCATCAACTATCTGCTGCCCGCCGATATCCGCCCGACCTCGCGCAGCTTCTTGCAGGAACAGGCCTTTGCGCTGCCCACGCTTATCGACCAGCTGGCGCAGTTGCAGGCCGACAAGCTGGTGATCGTGCTGGATGCCTGCCGCAATTCACCCTTTGGCGAAGGTCAGGCTTCGGGGGTGGGGCTGGCTTTGACCGAGGCGCCGCCAAATACGATAATTTCCTACGCCACCTCGCCCGGCGCTGTTGCGCTTGACGGGGCCGGTGCAAACAGCCCGTTCACCGCCGCGCTGGCCAGCACGCTGGAAGGCCCGCGCCAGGATTTTCGCGATGTCCTGCGCCTGGTGCGCGCCAAGGTGCGCCGCGCCACGAATGGCGAACAGACCCCGTGGTATATTGACAATGCGACCGAGGAAATCTGGCTCGACCCGAACCCGGCGATTGTGCTTGACGCCGAAACCCAGGCCGCGGTTACCGGCAATATCAACCTTGCCTCGGTGACATGGAACACCATTCGCTCCAGCGCCGACCAGACCGATTTTCAGCTTTTCGTAGAGCTTTTTCCCGAAGACCAGCTTGCGCCCGTGGCCAGCCGCCAGTTGCAATTGCTCGAGGAATCCGGTGTCGAGCCGCTGGGCGCCATCGAGATTGCCACCGATGACACCGCGCAGATTGTGCCGGGCGGGCTGACGCAGCTGATAACCCAATGCGATATTCTGGCAACGCCGGACAATGACCCCTATGCGCTTGTTGAAGGTGTGCCGCATGATCTGGTCAATACCCGCGCCGCCATTCGTGCCTGTATTCAGGCGCTGGAGGATGACCCGGGCAATGCCCGCATTACCGGGCTTTTGGCCCGCGCGCTCAGCATTGCGGGGCGCGACGAAGAGGCGCTGTTCTTCTTCCAGCTTGCCGCCGATCGGGGCTATGCCACCGCCTATGGCGACCTTGCCGAAGCCTATCGCATTGGCCGTGGCGTGGAAATAGATGAAGCCCGCGCCGCCGAATATCTGCGCCTTGGCGCGCTGGCGGGCATGGGCAATCTGCGCGTGGCGCTGGGCGAGTTTTACCGCGAAGGCTGGGGCGTGCCGCAAAGCTATGCCGAAGCGCGCCGCTGGTTCGAGGTGGCCGCGCAGAACGGGCAGGTCAATGCCGTCACCGCACTTGGCGATATTTACCGCCGCGGGCAGGGCGTTGAGGCCGATGAGGGCCGCGCGCTGGGCTTTTATCTGAGCGCCGCCGCCAACGGCCAGTCAGATGCGATGAACAATGTCGGGCTTGCCTATTTGCGGGGCGAGGGGGTTACGCGCAACTACCCGCAGGCGATTTACTGGCTGACCCGCGCCACGGATGAGGGCAACCCCTATGCGCCCTTGCAGCTTGGCCGCATGTTCATGAAGGGCTGGGGGGTTGATGCCGATGGCCGCCAGGCGCTGGCCTATTTCCGCCTGTCGGCCCAACGCAACTTTGTGAATGCCTATGAGTTCATCGGCGATATGCTGGCCGGGTTTGAAGGGGTCGAGGAAGACCTGCCCGCCGCTTACGCCAATTACATGATCGCCTATGAGGGCGGCTTGCTGCGCGACACAAGCGGTTCGCGCCAGGTGGCCGAGTCGGCCGCCGAAAAGATGGCCGCGCTCGAGGCGCGCATGAGCGCCGCACAGCTTGAAGCCGGGCGCGCCACGGCCGAAGCCTGGATCGCCGAATACGGCGTTCTGGATTTCAACCTCGTCAACCGTTAG
- a CDS encoding UDP-glucose dehydrogenase family protein, which translates to MRLAVYGCGYVGLVTAAACARLGHRVSAVETNPARLALLQGGTCPLHEPGLDALLHETMASGALDFGATPVSAELAILAVGTPALADGAADLRQLHAALDALAGLARLPDAIMVRSTVPVGTTAALAARLRARRPDWQGVALFNPEFMRQGSALHDFLAPERVVIGADEAAGAALGRAVYAPMALPENRLQICSSASAELMKYAANTLLATRLALVNEIAGLARFTGADIDAVMQGVGLDSRIGPQFLRAGPGIGGSCFPKDIRALARQGRAAGQNMGIVDAVIASNEAHMARMAALVVAHCAGNVQGQRIAVLGVTFKAGTDDLRNSPALVILPALQAAGADVVAYDPMAADAARSALPGVGWADGAEAAARGADALVILTEWPDFARLDLALLAGLMRHPRLVDLRNLLNPATARAAGFDYVSLGRP; encoded by the coding sequence ATGCGACTTGCGGTATACGGCTGCGGCTATGTCGGTCTGGTTACGGCCGCCGCATGTGCCAGACTCGGCCACAGGGTCAGCGCGGTTGAAACCAACCCCGCGCGCTTGGCCCTGCTGCAAGGCGGCACATGCCCGCTGCACGAGCCGGGGCTCGATGCGCTGCTGCATGAAACGATGGCCAGCGGCGCGCTGGATTTTGGCGCCACGCCGGTGTCGGCAGAGCTTGCCATTCTGGCGGTCGGCACCCCGGCCCTGGCCGACGGCGCCGCCGATTTGCGCCAGCTTCATGCGGCGCTGGATGCGCTGGCCGGGCTTGCGCGCCTGCCCGATGCCATCATGGTCCGCTCGACCGTGCCGGTGGGCACAACCGCTGCGCTGGCGGCACGGCTGCGCGCAAGGCGGCCCGACTGGCAGGGCGTGGCACTGTTCAACCCCGAATTCATGCGCCAGGGCTCGGCGCTGCACGATTTTCTTGCGCCCGAACGCGTGGTCATTGGCGCGGATGAGGCGGCGGGGGCCGCGCTGGGCCGGGCGGTTTACGCCCCTATGGCCCTGCCCGAAAACCGCCTGCAAATATGCAGCAGCGCCAGTGCGGAACTGATGAAATATGCCGCCAACACCCTGCTGGCCACGCGGCTGGCTCTGGTCAATGAAATTGCCGGGCTGGCGCGGTTCACGGGCGCCGATATCGATGCGGTGATGCAGGGCGTCGGCCTTGACAGCCGCATCGGGCCGCAGTTTCTGCGCGCCGGGCCGGGGATTGGCGGGTCATGCTTTCCCAAGGATATTCGCGCGCTTGCCCGGCAGGGGCGCGCGGCCGGGCAGAATATGGGCATCGTCGATGCGGTGATCGCCTCCAACGAAGCGCATATGGCGCGGATGGCGGCGCTGGTTGTTGCGCATTGCGCCGGCAATGTGCAGGGCCAGCGCATTGCGGTTCTGGGGGTCACCTTCAAGGCGGGCACCGATGATCTGCGCAACAGCCCGGCGCTGGTGATCCTTCCGGCCCTGCAAGCGGCCGGGGCGGATGTGGTCGCCTATGACCCGATGGCCGCGGACGCGGCGCGCAGCGCCTTGCCGGGGGTGGGCTGGGCGGATGGGGCCGAGGCCGCCGCGCGCGGCGCCGATGCGCTGGTCATCCTGACCGAATGGCCGGATTTCGCAAGGCTTGATCTGGCGCTTCTGGCCGGGCTGATGCGCCATCCAAGGCTGGTCGATCTGCGCAATCTGCTGAACCCGGCCACGGCACGGGCTGCCGGGTTTGACTATGTTTCGCTGGGGCGGCCCTGA
- a CDS encoding sulfotransferase family 2 domain-containing protein translates to MIISNSRKFIFVHIHKAAGTALKVALQPHLAWNDLVIGGSQFGDAVAPAYETHFGLTKHGGIQQIIDQCGAALVKDYFSFAIVRDPVARSVSLYNYIAEFFRYKGQSLGLQHDDLVIAARQEQLEMTPNLKFLDWPATRAYYLSPNFSDFIRSKELESDSGFQLQIDALQNQSGTLMVDKVIKYEALLRDLPALWDKIGTRFMLPVENRPKFYRQPLADVSDDDRAFLRTRFADDYLALDYA, encoded by the coding sequence ATGATCATCTCCAACAGCCGCAAATTCATCTTTGTGCATATCCACAAGGCGGCGGGCACCGCGCTGAAAGTGGCGTTGCAGCCGCATCTGGCCTGGAACGATCTTGTGATCGGCGGCTCGCAGTTTGGCGATGCGGTTGCCCCCGCCTATGAAACCCATTTCGGGCTGACAAAACATGGCGGCATCCAGCAGATCATCGATCAGTGCGGCGCGGCGCTGGTGAAAGACTATTTCAGCTTTGCCATTGTGCGCGACCCCGTGGCGCGCTCCGTTTCGCTTTACAACTACATTGCCGAGTTTTTCCGCTACAAGGGCCAGTCCTTGGGCTTGCAGCATGATGATCTGGTGATCGCGGCGCGCCAGGAACAGCTGGAGATGACCCCGAATTTGAAGTTTCTCGACTGGCCCGCCACGCGCGCCTACTATCTGAGCCCGAATTTCAGCGACTTTATTCGCAGCAAAGAGCTGGAAAGCGACAGCGGCTTTCAGTTGCAGATCGATGCGCTGCAAAACCAGTCCGGCACGCTGATGGTTGATAAAGTCATCAAATACGAGGCGCTTTTGCGCGATCTGCCCGCCCTATGGGACAAGATCGGCACGCGCTTCATGCTGCCCGTTGAGAACCGCCCGAAATTCTACCGCCAGCCGCTTGCCGATGTCAGCGATGATGACCGTGCCTTTTTGCGCACGCGTTTCGCCGATGATTATCTGGCGCTGGATTACGCCTGA
- a CDS encoding 3-keto-5-aminohexanoate cleavage protein → MQNVILSCAITGSIHTPSMSPYLPFAADDIARQAVDAARQGAAILHLHARDPANGRPSASLAHWRGFLPQIATGCDAVINMTTGGSAVMSIQQRLAAPLAIAPEMCSLNLGSMNFALYPMAAKITDWRFDWEKPFLENSDDLVFKNTPRDIAYILAEMGQKRGARFEFECYDISHLDMLAHFVARGLVQGKLFIQFVFGVLGGMAAVPENLLHMKATADRLFGEGYEFSVLAAGRQQMLMGEQAVKMGGNVRVGLEDNLMLEKGVLARNNAELVAKMRYIVTESGRELASADEARARLGLKGCAAVAL, encoded by the coding sequence ATGCAGAATGTCATTCTTAGCTGCGCCATAACCGGCTCGATCCATACGCCCAGCATGTCGCCCTACCTGCCCTTCGCGGCGGATGATATTGCCAGGCAGGCGGTTGATGCCGCGCGCCAGGGGGCCGCGATTTTGCACCTGCACGCGCGCGACCCGGCCAATGGCCGCCCCTCTGCCAGCCTTGCACATTGGCGGGGGTTCTTGCCGCAGATCGCCACGGGCTGCGATGCGGTGATCAACATGACAACCGGCGGCTCGGCCGTGATGAGCATTCAGCAGCGGCTGGCCGCACCGCTGGCGATTGCGCCGGAAATGTGTTCGCTCAACTTGGGCAGCATGAATTTCGCGCTCTACCCGATGGCCGCAAAAATCACCGATTGGCGGTTTGACTGGGAAAAGCCGTTTCTGGAAAACTCCGACGATCTGGTCTTCAAGAACACCCCGCGCGACATTGCGTATATTCTGGCGGAAATGGGCCAGAAGCGCGGCGCGCGATTCGAGTTTGAGTGCTACGATATTTCCCATCTGGATATGCTGGCGCATTTCGTTGCCCGGGGTCTGGTGCAGGGCAAGCTGTTCATCCAGTTCGTGTTCGGCGTGCTGGGCGGCATGGCGGCGGTGCCCGAAAATCTGCTTCACATGAAGGCCACAGCCGACCGGCTTTTTGGCGAAGGTTACGAATTTTCGGTGCTGGCCGCGGGCCGCCAGCAAATGCTGATGGGTGAACAGGCGGTTAAGATGGGCGGCAATGTGCGCGTGGGTCTGGAAGACAATCTGATGCTTGAAAAGGGCGTTTTGGCGCGCAACAACGCCGAATTGGTCGCAAAAATGCGTTACATTGTAACCGAAAGCGGGCGCGAGCTGGCCTCGGCCGATGAAGCCCGCGCCCGGCTTGGCCTGAAGGGCTGCGCAGCGGTGGCGCTATGA
- a CDS encoding GNAT family N-acetyltransferase, with protein sequence MSVHIRPAKAEDLEDVMLGLQSLAADLGDAFNASAAQVKNALFGPHPIVRAQLAYHGAALVGLAYYAPMFSTLLGTAGCYVSDLWSHKTVRGQGLGVQLLAAVQADAAATWNGGFIKLAAYRDNAAALAFYRKLGFEVLADEHALRLSGAALRALGDAG encoded by the coding sequence ATGAGCGTCCATATCCGCCCTGCCAAAGCAGAGGATCTGGAGGACGTGATGCTGGGCCTGCAATCGCTTGCCGCCGATCTTGGCGATGCCTTCAATGCAAGCGCGGCCCAGGTGAAAAACGCGCTGTTCGGCCCGCATCCTATTGTGCGCGCGCAGCTTGCCTATCACGGCGCGGCGCTTGTCGGGCTGGCCTATTATGCGCCCATGTTTTCAACCCTGCTCGGCACGGCAGGCTGCTATGTGTCGGACCTGTGGAGCCATAAAACCGTGCGTGGCCAAGGGCTTGGCGTGCAGCTTCTGGCGGCTGTGCAGGCGGATGCTGCGGCAACCTGGAATGGGGGCTTCATCAAGCTCGCCGCCTATCGGGACAATGCAGCAGCCCTTGCCTTTTACCGCAAGCTCGGCTTTGAGGTTCTGGCAGATGAACACGCGCTGCGCCTGTCGGGTGCCGCCTTGCGCGCATTGGGAGATGCCGGATGA
- a CDS encoding histone deacetylase family protein, with the protein MKAFVDTRQAAHDPQHFMANGRIQPSPEAPARLDVLQAGALAAGCEFGAPPDAGLGPIAAVHSPEYITFLQNIYARWQRIDGAGAEVIPNIHPANRTDSYPLSATGQSGYHQADTACPIGEHTWAAAYLSAQCAIAGADALAENRVAYALCRPPGHHAFGDMAGGFCFLNNAAIAARRLAAQGKRVAILDVDVHHGNGTQGIFWRDPSVLTVSLHADPARFYPFFWGHAHERGAGDGLGHNLNLPLPRGTDNAAYLRTLGKALERIAAFGADTLVVALGLDAHEADPFKGFAITTGGFAEIAATIAALRLPTLLVQEGGYLSEDLGRNLTSFLTGFQAA; encoded by the coding sequence ATGAAAGCCTTTGTCGACACCCGCCAGGCCGCGCATGACCCGCAGCATTTCATGGCCAATGGCCGCATTCAACCCAGCCCCGAAGCCCCTGCGCGGCTGGATGTTCTGCAGGCTGGCGCGCTGGCGGCGGGCTGCGAATTTGGCGCACCACCCGATGCCGGGCTTGGCCCGATTGCCGCCGTGCATAGCCCGGAATACATTACGTTTTTGCAGAATATCTATGCCCGCTGGCAGCGGATTGACGGGGCGGGGGCCGAGGTTATTCCCAATATCCACCCCGCCAACCGCACCGACAGCTACCCGCTTTCAGCCACCGGCCAGTCGGGCTATCATCAGGCCGACACGGCCTGCCCGATTGGCGAACACACCTGGGCGGCGGCCTATCTGTCTGCCCAATGCGCCATTGCCGGGGCCGATGCGCTGGCTGAAAACCGCGTCGCCTATGCGCTGTGCCGACCGCCCGGCCACCATGCCTTTGGCGATATGGCGGGGGGGTTTTGCTTTTTGAACAATGCCGCGATAGCTGCGCGCCGCCTTGCCGCCCAGGGCAAGCGCGTGGCAATTCTGGATGTCGATGTGCATCACGGCAACGGCACGCAGGGTATTTTCTGGCGCGACCCTTCGGTGCTGACCGTCTCGCTTCATGCCGACCCTGCCCGCTTCTACCCCTTCTTCTGGGGCCATGCGCATGAGCGTGGCGCGGGTGACGGGCTTGGCCATAACCTCAACCTGCCGCTGCCGCGCGGCACTGATAATGCCGCCTATTTGCGCACCCTTGGCAAGGCGCTGGAGCGGATTGCCGCCTTTGGGGCCGATACGCTTGTCGTGGCGCTGGGGCTTGATGCGCATGAGGCTGACCCGTTCAAGGGATTTGCCATTACCACCGGGGGTTTTGCCGAAATCGCCGCAACCATCGCAGCACTGCGCCTGCCCACGCTTTTGGTGCAGGAGGGCGGCTATCTGTCCGAGGATCTGGGCAGGAATCTCACCAGTTTCCTGACGGGGTTTCAGGCAGCATGA
- a CDS encoding NAD(P)/FAD-dependent oxidoreductase, which translates to MTRADILVIGGGIAGISAAARCAEAGARVVVLEREPGIGAHSTARSAAIFIANYGNATLRAINAASGPLLAEPDGLADHPLLTPRGFLIFADEARLPELAAMQAGATGMEALSAQQAIELAPILRPERIAGAVYEAEARDIDVDLLLNGFARLLRAHGGQVVTGAEVLAVERGQDWTVTCKAGSYSAPVVINAAGAWGDIVAQMAGLAPVGLVPMRRSAAILPAPDGENIAAWPLFGRVDDAWYAKPMGGRLMVSPAEEDPVAPHDAWPDDMVLAEGLDRFEQDVTMRVSRVERSWAGLRSFVPDRTLVAGFDANAKGFFWLVGQGGYGVQTAPAMAQLTADLCIGRTPVLADWVVNALSPNRFSTRKGADT; encoded by the coding sequence ATGACCAGGGCGGATATTCTTGTCATCGGCGGCGGTATCGCCGGTATCAGCGCCGCTGCGCGCTGCGCCGAGGCGGGCGCCAGGGTTGTGGTGCTGGAGCGCGAGCCAGGCATCGGTGCGCATTCCACCGCGCGTTCGGCGGCGATATTCATTGCCAATTACGGCAATGCCACATTGCGGGCGATCAACGCGGCAAGCGGCCCGCTTCTGGCCGAACCCGATGGGCTGGCCGACCACCCGCTGCTGACCCCGCGCGGATTTCTGATCTTTGCCGATGAGGCGCGCCTGCCGGAGCTTGCCGCAATGCAGGCCGGTGCGACCGGGATGGAGGCGCTCAGCGCGCAGCAGGCCATAGAGCTTGCGCCCATTCTGCGCCCCGAGCGGATTGCCGGCGCGGTTTACGAGGCCGAGGCGCGGGATATTGACGTTGATTTGCTGCTGAACGGCTTTGCCCGCCTGCTTAGGGCGCATGGCGGGCAGGTTGTTACCGGGGCCGAGGTTCTGGCGGTTGAGCGCGGGCAGGATTGGACCGTGACATGCAAGGCTGGCAGCTACAGCGCGCCGGTGGTCATCAATGCCGCCGGGGCCTGGGGTGACATTGTGGCGCAAATGGCCGGGCTGGCCCCGGTCGGGCTGGTGCCGATGCGCCGCTCTGCGGCGATTTTGCCCGCACCGGATGGTGAAAACATTGCCGCCTGGCCGCTTTTTGGCAGGGTGGATGATGCCTGGTATGCCAAACCGATGGGCGGCAGGCTTATGGTCTCGCCCGCCGAGGAAGACCCGGTCGCGCCGCATGACGCATGGCCCGATGACATGGTGCTGGCCGAAGGGCTGGACCGCTTTGAGCAGGATGTGACCATGCGGGTCAGCCGGGTGGAACGCAGCTGGGCGGGCTTGCGCAGCTTTGTGCCCGACCGCACGCTTGTTGCAGGGTTTGATGCCAATGCGAAGGGGTTTTTCTGGCTGGTCGGCCAGGGCGGCTATGGCGTGCAAACCGCGCCCGCAATGGCGCAGCTTACCGCCGATCTGTGCATCGGGCGCACCCCCGTTTTGGCCGATTGGGTGGTCAATGCCCTGTCGCCCAACCGTTTTTCAACCCGAAAAGGAGCAGACACATGA
- a CDS encoding RidA family protein, with the protein MNIERIKTGARMSQAVIHNGTVYLAGQVGKPGEDVAQQTRTILAGIDALLAEAGSSKEHILQATIWLASMDDFAAMNAEWDAWVPAGHAPARATGESALATPDYRVEIIIIAAQAA; encoded by the coding sequence ATGAACATTGAACGTATCAAAACCGGCGCAAGGATGAGCCAGGCAGTCATCCATAACGGCACGGTTTATCTGGCAGGCCAGGTGGGCAAGCCCGGTGAGGATGTCGCCCAGCAGACCCGCACGATTCTGGCAGGGATCGATGCGCTGCTGGCCGAGGCAGGCTCGTCCAAAGAGCATATTTTGCAGGCGACGATCTGGCTGGCCAGCATGGATGATTTCGCCGCGATGAATGCCGAATGGGATGCCTGGGTGCCCGCAGGCCATGCGCCGGCCCGCGCCACGGGCGAAAGCGCGCTGGCAACGCCGGATTATCGGGTTGAAATCATCATCATCGCCGCGCAGGCTGCATAG
- the aroQ gene encoding type II 3-dehydroquinate dehydratase: protein MTGKIYLLNGPNLNLLGQRQPELYGADTLEEIAARLAVQAQAAGFALRALQSNHEGQLVDWIQEARQDARGIIINPAAYSHTSIAILDALYAFDGPVIEVHISDIHAREAFRHHSYVSARADEVIIGQGTRGYAMALEKLVARLA from the coding sequence ATGACAGGCAAAATCTACCTTTTGAACGGCCCGAACCTGAACCTGCTTGGCCAGCGCCAGCCCGAGCTTTACGGCGCCGATACGCTGGAGGAAATCGCCGCGCGGCTGGCAGTGCAGGCGCAAGCGGCTGGGTTTGCGCTCCGCGCGCTGCAATCCAACCATGAGGGCCAGCTTGTCGACTGGATTCAAGAGGCGCGGCAGGATGCGCGTGGCATCATCATCAACCCCGCCGCCTATTCGCATACATCCATTGCCATTCTCGACGCGCTTTATGCCTTTGATGGCCCGGTGATCGAGGTGCATATCTCGGATATCCATGCGCGCGAGGCGTTCCGCCACCATTCCTATGTATCGGCGCGGGCCGATGAGGTGATCATCGGACAGGGCACCAGGGGCTATGCGATGGCGCTGGAAAAGCTGGTGGCGCGGCTGGCCTAG
- a CDS encoding glutathione S-transferase family protein, with product MYQVIGHPRSRTMRVLWMLEELNQPYELVAHRPGSEEARAINPSGKVPVLLVDGVAIADSVAIMQFLADRHNALTFPAGSVERGQQDSFTQFACDEVDGPLWTAGKHSFALPEKLRVPEIKPTAKAEFAHAMRILSTRLGENEFVMGAKITVPDILLGHCAGWAVNAKFDLPEGNVGAYFTRLRARPALRRAMEAAAA from the coding sequence ATGTATCAGGTTATCGGCCATCCGCGTTCGCGCACCATGCGCGTGCTTTGGATGCTTGAAGAGCTGAACCAGCCCTATGAGCTGGTCGCCCATAGACCCGGTTCCGAGGAAGCGCGCGCCATCAACCCGTCGGGCAAGGTGCCGGTGCTGCTGGTCGATGGTGTGGCCATTGCCGATTCCGTGGCCATCATGCAGTTTCTGGCCGACCGCCATAACGCGCTGACCTTCCCGGCTGGCAGCGTCGAGCGTGGCCAGCAAGACAGTTTCACGCAATTCGCCTGTGACGAGGTCGATGGCCCGCTCTGGACGGCGGGCAAGCACAGTTTTGCCTTGCCCGAAAAGCTGCGCGTGCCGGAAATCAAACCCACCGCCAAGGCCGAATTCGCCCATGCAATGCGCATACTTTCCACCCGTCTGGGCGAGAATGAATTCGTGATGGGCGCGAAAATCACCGTGCCCGATATTCTGCTGGGCCATTGCGCCGGCTGGGCGGTGAACGCGAAGTTCGACCTGCCCGAAGGCAATGTCGGCGCATATTTTACCCGTCTGCGCGCCCGCCCCGCATTGCGCCGCGCGATGGAAGCCGCAGCGGCCTAG
- the holA gene encoding DNA polymerase III subunit delta: MKADARSAARFFEKPDLSRAAVLIYGQDAMRVALKRQALVARLIGSEGEAEMRLTRLSASAVRADPATLADSLAAQGFFGGQRVVLLEDANDASAKPIESALQGWRQGDAMLVITAGKLGTGAKGLRKLIESHQAALAIAIYDDPPSAEEIDRQLAAADIANLANAARQDLHVLGSSLDPGDFAQLVEKLSLYTRGQAEPVSVADIAAVAPVSTEAQSDAAIELLAAGKAAELAPQLTRLDAQGISPVSLVLAAQRYFRLLHAAATHSGGPDAALASVRPPVFGPRRNRFMGYLRGWHPERLEAALKTLTDTDLALRSSRPIPAHAMLERAFVRIAMLRQNS; encoded by the coding sequence ATGAAGGCAGATGCCCGCAGTGCTGCGCGGTTTTTCGAAAAGCCCGACCTGTCGCGCGCGGCGGTGCTGATCTACGGGCAGGACGCGATGCGCGTCGCGCTCAAACGGCAGGCCTTGGTGGCCCGGCTCATCGGGTCCGAGGGTGAGGCTGAGATGCGCCTTACCCGCCTGTCGGCCAGTGCTGTGCGCGCCGATCCTGCCACCTTGGCCGATTCGCTGGCGGCACAGGGGTTTTTTGGCGGCCAGCGCGTTGTGCTGCTGGAAGATGCCAATGATGCCAGCGCCAAGCCCATCGAATCGGCCCTGCAAGGCTGGCGGCAGGGCGATGCGATGCTGGTCATCACCGCAGGCAAGCTTGGCACCGGCGCCAAGGGCTTGCGCAAGCTGATCGAAAGCCACCAAGCCGCACTTGCCATCGCCATTTATGATGATCCGCCAAGTGCCGAGGAAATCGACCGCCAGCTTGCCGCCGCAGACATTGCCAATCTGGCCAATGCTGCGCGGCAAGACCTGCATGTGCTGGGCAGCAGCCTCGACCCCGGCGACTTTGCGCAACTCGTTGAAAAGCTTTCACTTTATACGCGCGGGCAGGCGGAACCAGTATCGGTTGCCGATATCGCCGCCGTCGCCCCCGTCAGCACCGAGGCGCAAAGCGATGCGGCGATTGAACTGCTTGCCGCGGGCAAGGCCGCCGAGCTTGCGCCGCAGCTCACGCGGCTCGATGCGCAGGGCATATCGCCCGTCTCGCTTGTGCTGGCCGCGCAGCGCTATTTTCGCCTGCTCCACGCCGCGGCCACCCATTCCGGCGGGCCGGACGCCGCGCTTGCCAGCGTGCGCCCGCCGGTTTTCGGGCCGCGCCGCAACCGCTTTATGGGCTATCTGCGCGGCTGGCACCCCGAACGGCTGGAAGCCGCGCTCAAAACCCTGACAGATACCGACCTTGCGCTGCGCTCATCGCGCCCCATTCCTGCCCATGCCATGCTGGAACGCGCCTTTGTGCGCATCGCCATGCTGCGCCAGAACAGCTAG
- the lptE gene encoding LPS assembly lipoprotein LptE: MSLSSKPPTRRKLLGLLPAAALFGVAGCGFTPVYGPGSAAAGLRGRIALPAFDSRLSFDMFERLEQRLGPPESPLYRLTISTTVEEQGLAISQDNAITRYNLRATAEYSLTSLTTDERVFAARARAFTAYSATASAYATRVAARDAERRIAVSLADQIATRIAVAAADFAQ, translated from the coding sequence ATGTCGTTGTCTAGCAAGCCACCAACCCGCCGCAAACTATTGGGGCTGTTGCCCGCAGCCGCGCTGTTTGGCGTGGCGGGCTGCGGCTTTACCCCGGTTTACGGCCCCGGCTCGGCAGCGGCCGGTCTGCGTGGCCGCATCGCACTGCCCGCCTTTGACTCGCGCCTGAGCTTTGACATGTTCGAGCGGCTCGAACAGCGGCTTGGCCCGCCCGAATCGCCGCTTTACCGGCTGACCATTTCCACCACGGTTGAAGAACAGGGGCTGGCGATTTCGCAAGACAACGCCATTACCCGCTATAACCTGCGTGCCACGGCCGAATACAGCCTGACCAGCCTTACAACCGACGAGCGCGTCTTCGCCGCCCGCGCCCGTGCCTTCACCGCCTATTCCGCCACCGCCTCGGCCTATGCCACCCGCGTTGCGGCGCGCGATGCGGAACGGCGCATTGCCGTTTCACTGGCCGACCAGATCGCCACGCGCATTGCCGTGGCGGCTGCGGATTTCGCCCAATGA